The Deltaproteobacteria bacterium genome contains a region encoding:
- a CDS encoding ATP synthase subunit I, translated as MNHTEKDPLQKKIEITNWIIMGILLMLSFFFMPYRFTLGMVLGGFISIVNFHWLDRDLRKVFSRLSERSGSFVMVKYFIRITVTAFVLYFIISADIVDIIGLLIGLSTVVITMVFTAIAAYSKKNCLEEVS; from the coding sequence ATGAACCACACAGAAAAAGACCCCCTGCAAAAGAAGATTGAGATTACAAACTGGATCATCATGGGAATATTGCTCATGCTCAGTTTTTTCTTCATGCCTTACAGGTTCACCCTTGGTATGGTATTAGGTGGTTTTATAAGCATTGTAAATTTTCACTGGCTTGATCGGGATCTGCGAAAGGTTTTCAGCAGGCTTTCAGAACGGTCGGGTTCTTTCGTGATGGTTAAGTATTTCATCAGAATTACCGTTACAGCTTTTGTTCTTTATTTCATCATATCTGCGGATATTGTTGATATAATAGGCTTGCTGATTGGACTTTCGACAGTAGTCATTACCATGGTATTTACCGCAATTGCGGCATATTCAAAAAAAAATTGCCTTGAGGAGGTTAGTTAA
- a CDS encoding glycyl-radical enzyme activating protein, with amino-acid sequence MNIPAARPLVFDIHRFALDDGPGIRTTVFLKGCPLSCAWCHNPESLSPEEEIAFYPALCINCGDCEKVCTENAAQMNHPGRVIREKCVACGVCAEKCPSTALKIVGKYYPINELAAELTKDRVFYDTSCGGVTFSGGEPTLHMDYLSEVMRKLKEDNIHIAIETSGEFDIKEFKEKLLPHIDLIFYDIKLFDSQKHREYTGVENEQILDNFASLSDDGIVSIIPRTPLIPGITATEENLRQIADFIRSVGCAKYELLPYNPGRHRKDAGDRKIHPSRSGKGSSLLLTQTLFITSKPKWRPSRLFVS; translated from the coding sequence ATGAACATCCCTGCCGCAAGGCCGCTTGTTTTTGATATTCACCGGTTCGCCCTTGATGACGGTCCGGGGATAAGAACAACGGTATTTCTCAAGGGCTGTCCCCTTTCATGTGCATGGTGCCATAATCCTGAATCCTTAAGCCCGGAGGAGGAGATTGCCTTTTATCCAGCCCTCTGCATAAACTGTGGCGACTGCGAAAAAGTATGCACTGAAAACGCAGCACAGATGAACCATCCCGGCAGGGTCATCAGGGAAAAGTGCGTTGCCTGCGGAGTGTGCGCGGAAAAATGTCCGTCTACGGCGTTGAAGATCGTGGGGAAATATTATCCCATCAACGAACTGGCGGCGGAACTTACAAAAGACAGGGTATTTTACGATACATCGTGTGGTGGGGTAACTTTCTCAGGGGGAGAACCGACGCTTCATATGGATTACCTCAGCGAAGTGATGAGAAAGTTGAAAGAAGACAACATACACATCGCGATAGAAACGTCAGGCGAGTTTGATATTAAAGAGTTCAAGGAGAAATTGCTTCCCCATATCGATCTCATATTTTACGACATTAAGCTGTTCGATTCGCAAAAGCACAGGGAATACACGGGAGTGGAAAATGAACAAATACTGGATAATTTCGCATCCCTCTCAGATGATGGAATTGTAAGTATCATTCCGCGAACGCCTCTCATACCGGGTATCACGGCTACGGAAGAAAATCTGCGGCAGATAGCCGATTTTATTCGAAGCGTGGGATGCGCGAAATATGAATTGCTCCCCTATAACCCCGGGCGGCATCGCAAAGATGCAGGCGATAGGAAAATCCACCCCTCAAGGTCGGGAAAGGGGTCAAGTCTGCTCTTGACTCAAACCCTTTTTATTACATCTAAGCCTAAATGGCGACCATCCCGCTTATTTGTTTCTTGA
- the atpB gene encoding F0F1 ATP synthase subunit A: MHSFSFFDFLSTNYHIPLHVSYAWLIMILLTLCAYLATRRIDIFPGKFQNVMEVVISGIDSLITDTMGHEGRKFFPLIATIGLFILTSNLMGLIPGFASPTANLNTNASMALIVFVMTHVMGVKVHGAKYIKQFMGPVWWLTPLMVPIEIVSHLVRPLSLTVRLFGNIEGGHIVVAVLFLLAPFLIPIPILFLKVFISVIQTLVFMLLSMMYIAGAMEEAH, from the coding sequence ATGCATTCTTTTTCGTTTTTTGATTTCCTTTCTACAAATTATCATATTCCGCTGCATGTGTCTTATGCCTGGCTTATCATGATCTTGCTTACCCTGTGCGCCTATCTGGCGACACGCCGGATTGATATCTTCCCGGGCAAGTTCCAGAATGTTATGGAAGTCGTCATCAGCGGTATCGATTCTTTAATAACCGATACCATGGGGCATGAAGGAAGAAAATTCTTCCCCCTGATTGCCACTATCGGACTTTTTATCCTTACATCGAACCTCATGGGGCTCATTCCCGGATTTGCATCTCCAACGGCAAATCTAAACACAAATGCTTCCATGGCGCTCATCGTTTTTGTCATGACGCACGTTATGGGGGTCAAGGTTCATGGGGCCAAATATATCAAGCAGTTTATGGGCCCCGTGTGGTGGTTAACGCCGCTTATGGTACCCATTGAAATAGTCAGCCACTTGGTCCGTCCCCTGTCACTCACCGTGCGACTTTTCGGAAACATCGAAGGTGGACACATTGTTGTAGCAGTTTTATTCTTGTTGGCTCCTTTCCTGATACCGATACCAATTCTCTTCCTCAAGGTATTCATATCAGTTATCCAGACACTCGTCTTCATGTTGCTTTCCATGATGTATATTGCCGGCGCAATGGAAGAAGCGCACTAA
- a CDS encoding 1-acyl-sn-glycerol-3-phosphate acyltransferase, whose product MSVLSKIKTWTTAREFFAGCLYREDNFPLFWLVKKVLSKVELADEYVEALKNFSDNGTVIYAIKNKSQLNSLIIRELSARKGIPRPIYCHGINMIFWQPFPAAVRVVFSILFHFLFRKPILDVSKKDYMNRIIMERKSAIIHLGDSEYFENRFTREAIINLINTQKTLNVPIYIVPVMITYGRRREKEKESLINILFGQTEDTGALRRVITFLRYSNQATVISADPINLTEFVIKNNGMTAEAISNDLRRELIDRIEEEKTSIVGPVLKSREEIISMVLNDGNLNQSLEKMAAHGTKDHDALVKGAERYIREIASDYNDMFIEIWEIFLTWLWNNIYDGVVADKAGLAKIRNISKKMPFVIIPCHRSHIDYLLLSYVFYKHNIQMPFVAAGTNLSFWPLGYIFRKSGAFFVRRTFKGNILYGEVFAKYLEVLIKEGLPIEFFIEGGRSRSGKMAMPKFGLLSMLIQAYKKNTCDDMAAIPVFIGYDRVLEEESYLKELGGAPKTREKTSDVIKSHKVLRKRYGRVYVNIGEPLYLKSYLASQEIPFEDMTLEERQSLYRKISYEITLEINKVSVVTPFSLIAAGLLCHDRRGISHDELMGVLNIFYEYLSDRKVSFAATLVNKEKAFIDALSMFDQSDIISKMGADELEQDEIEEIVYSLDDNKRLKLEYYKNNILHFFIPISFVASSLLSSHEDVIPLNQIVKDYQFFKRLFWHEFIFDDQKDDLDEVNDVLSYLNDRRMISSFERDGQPLVEVKGRGRMNLMPFAGLIRNYIESYWVVIRGCLYLKTGAKPGKEWMRNIQRLGDKMYKKGEIRRAEALSQSNYQSAMNFLKDADILFFPEVGERDDKKESNLCKLTGNKVEMDSLRRRLFEFL is encoded by the coding sequence ATGTCCGTCCTGTCAAAAATTAAAACGTGGACAACCGCAAGGGAATTTTTTGCGGGATGCCTTTATCGGGAGGACAATTTCCCCCTGTTCTGGCTTGTCAAAAAAGTATTGTCCAAAGTCGAACTTGCCGATGAGTATGTCGAGGCATTAAAGAATTTCTCCGATAACGGGACAGTCATTTATGCAATAAAAAATAAAAGTCAGCTCAACAGTCTCATTATTCGGGAACTTTCCGCCAGAAAGGGTATACCCAGACCCATTTATTGCCACGGAATCAACATGATTTTCTGGCAGCCTTTTCCTGCGGCTGTTAGGGTTGTTTTTTCAATACTCTTTCATTTCCTTTTCAGAAAACCCATTCTGGATGTCTCCAAGAAAGACTATATGAATCGAATCATTATGGAAAGGAAAAGTGCAATTATCCATCTTGGAGATTCAGAATATTTTGAAAACCGGTTCACCCGGGAAGCGATCATCAACTTGATTAATACTCAAAAGACCTTGAATGTTCCCATCTACATTGTCCCGGTCATGATTACCTACGGAAGAAGAAGGGAAAAAGAGAAGGAGAGTTTAATCAATATATTGTTTGGCCAGACGGAAGACACAGGTGCGCTGCGCAGGGTGATAACATTTCTCCGTTACTCCAATCAGGCCACAGTTATATCTGCAGATCCGATTAATCTTACGGAGTTCGTTATTAAAAACAATGGCATGACGGCAGAGGCAATAAGTAATGACCTGAGAAGAGAACTGATAGACCGGATCGAGGAAGAGAAGACAAGCATTGTGGGACCTGTTTTAAAGTCAAGGGAAGAGATTATCAGCATGGTTCTTAACGACGGGAACCTCAATCAGTCTTTAGAAAAGATGGCAGCCCATGGGACGAAAGACCATGATGCCCTTGTCAAGGGAGCGGAAAGGTACATCCGGGAAATTGCTTCCGACTATAATGATATGTTTATTGAGATCTGGGAGATATTCCTGACGTGGCTGTGGAACAATATTTATGATGGTGTAGTGGCTGACAAGGCTGGACTGGCAAAAATAAGAAACATATCGAAAAAAATGCCTTTTGTCATTATTCCCTGTCATCGTAGCCATATTGACTATCTCCTTCTTTCTTATGTATTTTACAAACATAATATACAAATGCCGTTTGTTGCCGCCGGCACCAATCTGTCATTCTGGCCTTTAGGATACATCTTTCGAAAATCGGGAGCCTTTTTCGTTCGCCGAACCTTTAAGGGGAATATCCTCTATGGAGAGGTATTTGCCAAATATCTGGAGGTCCTTATAAAAGAGGGTCTTCCCATTGAGTTTTTCATAGAGGGGGGACGGAGCCGTAGCGGGAAGATGGCAATGCCTAAGTTTGGTCTCCTTTCAATGCTTATCCAGGCTTATAAGAAGAACACCTGTGATGATATGGCGGCAATTCCGGTCTTCATTGGGTATGATCGGGTTCTTGAAGAAGAATCCTACTTAAAGGAGCTTGGGGGAGCGCCTAAAACAAGAGAGAAGACATCAGATGTAATCAAAAGTCACAAAGTGCTGAGGAAACGCTACGGGCGTGTCTATGTGAACATCGGTGAGCCACTCTATCTCAAATCGTATCTTGCATCTCAGGAGATACCTTTTGAAGATATGACATTAGAAGAGAGGCAGAGCCTCTACAGGAAGATCAGTTATGAAATTACCTTGGAAATCAATAAGGTATCGGTTGTTACACCCTTTTCTCTCATTGCTGCCGGTTTGCTCTGCCATGACAGAAGGGGAATATCTCACGATGAGCTGATGGGTGTGTTGAATATATTCTACGAGTACCTCAGCGACAGAAAAGTAAGCTTTGCTGCTACTCTTGTCAATAAAGAAAAGGCTTTTATCGATGCCCTCAGCATGTTTGATCAATCAGACATTATATCCAAGATGGGGGCAGATGAACTGGAACAGGATGAAATAGAAGAAATAGTGTACTCCCTGGATGACAATAAACGGTTGAAATTAGAGTACTATAAAAACAACATCCTTCACTTTTTCATCCCCATAAGCTTTGTAGCCTCGTCATTGCTTTCAAGCCATGAGGATGTGATACCCTTGAACCAGATCGTGAAAGATTATCAGTTTTTCAAGAGGCTGTTCTGGCATGAGTTCATCTTTGACGACCAGAAGGACGATTTAGACGAGGTAAATGATGTCCTCTCTTATTTGAACGACAGGCGCATGATCAGCAGTTTCGAACGCGATGGACAGCCTCTGGTCGAGGTAAAGGGTAGGGGAAGGATGAATCTGATGCCTTTTGCCGGTTTGATACGCAACTATATCGAATCGTACTGGGTAGTAATCAGAGGTTGTTTGTATCTGAAGACGGGAGCAAAGCCGGGAAAAGAATGGATGAGGAACATCCAACGGTTGGGTGATAAGATGTATAAAAAGGGCGAGATACGGAGAGCGGAAGCGCTGTCGCAGTCCAATTATCAAAGCGCCATGAACTTCCTCAAGGATGCGGATATTTTGTTTTTTCCCGAAGTCGGTGAAAGAGATGATAAGAAAGAATCAAATCTCTGTAAGCTCACCGGAAACAAGGTGGAAATGGATTCACTCCGACGTCGATTGTTCGAATTCCTATAA
- a CDS encoding AtpZ/AtpI family protein, whose product MDKETRKTAIQLAHASSIGIAMVLAIFGGLYLGVHLDRKFGTGYKFTIILLLIGIFAGFRNIFVLIKKISRDEKPVIKYLKNEPHRKRPPAKED is encoded by the coding sequence ATGGATAAGGAAACGAGGAAAACGGCCATCCAGTTGGCACATGCCAGTAGTATCGGCATTGCCATGGTACTGGCGATCTTCGGAGGCCTTTATCTGGGTGTCCATCTTGACAGGAAGTTTGGAACCGGATACAAATTTACCATTATCTTATTATTGATTGGTATTTTTGCCGGATTCAGAAATATATTCGTTTTAATAAAGAAAATATCCCGGGATGAAAAACCCGTAATAAAGTATCTGAAAAATGAACCACACAGAAAAAGACCCCCTGCAAAAGAAGATTGA